The Kitasatospora sp. NBC_00374 genome has a segment encoding these proteins:
- a CDS encoding DoxX family protein, which translates to MSIMRTCARPLLATMFLYGGAGALRDPERAAPAAEPVVRSLTGLLGVPATVRGAVRLTAAAQVTAGTLLAFGRVPRTAALALAVTLVPATLACHRFWEAEDDRERALQRVQFLKNVSMCGGLLIAAADNGPGPSLAWRARHPAHHH; encoded by the coding sequence ATGTCCATCATGAGAACATGCGCCCGTCCCCTGCTGGCCACGATGTTCCTGTACGGGGGAGCCGGCGCGCTGCGAGATCCCGAGCGCGCGGCGCCCGCCGCCGAGCCGGTGGTGCGTTCGCTCACCGGCCTGCTGGGTGTGCCCGCGACTGTCCGGGGCGCCGTCCGTCTCACCGCGGCGGCCCAGGTCACGGCGGGCACCCTGCTGGCGTTCGGCCGCGTTCCGCGGACCGCCGCCCTCGCGCTGGCCGTCACACTGGTCCCGGCGACCTTGGCCTGCCACCGGTTCTGGGAGGCCGAGGACGACCGGGAGCGGGCCCTGCAGCGCGTCCAGTTCCTCAAGAACGTCTCGATGTGCGGTGGCCTGCTGATCGCCGCCGCCGACAACGGCCCCGGCCCCTCGCTCGCCTGGCGGGCCAGACACCCCGCCCACCATCACTGA
- a CDS encoding SsgA family sporulation/cell division regulator, which yields MTTRTRVTTAVTAELLLPDAVRLPVRSTWRYDCGDPFAVHVDFDVEPGISEHWTFSRDLLAEGLDVPAGYGDVLIEPEAGHQHVLLILRGVDGSTAVLRAGCAGLQEFLRRSFAGVPSGGEQYRADLDEWIRAALDNGGLDSGGQTPSSHR from the coding sequence ATGACTACGCGTACCCGGGTGACGACCGCCGTCACCGCCGAACTCCTGCTCCCGGACGCCGTCCGGCTGCCCGTCCGGTCGACCTGGCGCTACGACTGCGGTGACCCGTTCGCCGTGCACGTCGACTTCGACGTCGAGCCCGGTATCTCGGAGCACTGGACCTTCTCCCGCGACTTGCTCGCCGAGGGCCTGGACGTCCCGGCCGGCTACGGCGACGTACTGATCGAACCCGAGGCGGGCCACCAGCACGTCCTGTTGATCCTGCGCGGTGTGGACGGTTCGACGGCGGTACTGCGGGCCGGGTGCGCGGGCCTGCAGGAGTTCCTCCGGCGCAGCTTCGCCGGTGTGCCGTCCGGGGGCGAGCAGTACCGGGCGGACCTCGACGAGTGGATCCGTGCGGCGCTGGACAACGGCGGTCTGGACAGCGGCGGACAGACGCCCAGCAGCCACCGGTGA